From the Natronoarchaeum philippinense genome, the window CACGCGCGCGACCGTGATCGTCGCCCCGGCGTCCTCGCAGCGGCGTCGAAACGTCGACATCGCGTCGTGGTCCGGAAATCTGAGCTCGAACCGCCACTCCTCGCCGCTGCCGGTCGCACGGACGATCTGGCCGCACTGGTCCCGAATCGTCGTGAGGAGCAGATCGTCGGCGGCGTTCCAGTCGAGTCCGTACAGCGCCTGTGAGTCGAACGCCTCGACGATCTCGATCTCCTCGACGCTGGGCTCTGCATCCAGTCGCGCCGCGAACGCCTCGGTGTCGACGCCGTACACCCACAAAAACGGCACCGCACGCTCGCCGGCAGGCACGAGTGTTTCCAACTCGACACTGGCACCATTTGACAGATTGAGAATACGCCCAAGCTCGAAGTCGGTGGCGGGAATTCTGAGCTCTGCGATGACACTCATGCTAGTTACTTTGATATTATTATTGACTAGTCGTTTATCGGGACGGCTTGGTATATCATGGTATACATATCTTATACCCATCGCTCTTAGTAATGAACGATGGGTTTAGGTTGTGTATGATAGATATTGGCATGAAAAGAGATACCTATCGACTCACTCAGCCCAGCACGTATCGAAGCGCGGGGTAGCGCTCGATCAGCGCCTCGCCGCCGACCTCGACCTGTTCGAGCCGACGGTCGACACCGAGGATTCGGCCCGCGCCGAAGGCGGCGACGGCGAGGAACACGACGCCGTAGATCAGCGTCGAGTCGAACAGGGCGAGCCAGTCGCCGGTCCACCCGCCGAGGTAGAACAGCGCCATCTGCATGGCACCGCCCAGCGCGGCCAGTCGGACGAACGCGCCGGCGATCAGCGCGACGCCGATCAGGAGTTGGGTCACCGGGACGACGACGTTGACGACCTCCATCAGCGCCGCGTTGCCGGCCATGGCCGCGTACAGGCCGCTCACCGGGCTGGCCGGGTCGACGCCGTAGGCGAGGTAGCCGGCGGCGTCGAACGGCCATTCGGAGACTTTGCCGAGGCCGGCAAAGAGGATCATTCCGCCGATGACGACACGTAGGGCGACGACGAACCACGCTGACAGCGCGTGGGGCCGGCCTTCGAGTGCGATTCCGCCGTACTGGCTTTCGAGTCTGTTTTCGGTCTTGGTGGACATCGTTGTTCTCCCTCTTACAGTTCTTACTACACACGTTCACGTATTAACTGGAAGACTTGATTTCCAAATATAGAGAATAGTGTCACGCAAACGCATGTTTGGTTATCTCACGGCGGCGTCTCTCCGCTTTCCCGCCGACCGCTTGGCTCCCATCGCGGCTGGACTCGCCAACGGAAACGCATATGACGCCCGGCCCCACCCATTTGGACGATGGAGGTCGCCGAGGTTCTCCCCGATTTCGCGGACGCATTCGCCTTCGAGGAGTTCAACGAGATGCAGCGCGAGGCGTACCGTCCGATTCTCGACACCGACGAGAACGTC encodes:
- a CDS encoding helix-turn-helix domain-containing protein; protein product: MSVIAELRIPATDFELGRILNLSNGASVELETLVPAGERAVPFLWVYGVDTEAFAARLDAEPSVEEIEIVEAFDSQALYGLDWNAADDLLLTTIRDQCGQIVRATGSGEEWRFELRFPDHDAMSTFRRRCEDAGATITVARVYHPTGPDARARFGLTEHQHEALTLAVEMGYYDVPRRCTTVEVASELGISDQALTERLRRGISALAENTVFAQTNATAAD
- a CDS encoding DoxX family protein, with translation MSTKTENRLESQYGGIALEGRPHALSAWFVVALRVVIGGMILFAGLGKVSEWPFDAAGYLAYGVDPASPVSGLYAAMAGNAALMEVVNVVVPVTQLLIGVALIAGAFVRLAALGGAMQMALFYLGGWTGDWLALFDSTLIYGVVFLAVAAFGAGRILGVDRRLEQVEVGGEALIERYPALRYVLG